Proteins found in one Sorghum bicolor cultivar BTx623 chromosome 1, Sorghum_bicolor_NCBIv3, whole genome shotgun sequence genomic segment:
- the LOC8081108 gene encoding pathogenesis-related protein 1 — protein MASANSWTLEIPSPVAAPRLFRAAVMDWHTLAPKVNSHVVASAHPVEGDGGVGSVRQFNFTSFMPFSFMKERLDFLDVDKCECKNTLVEGGNIGVAIETAASHIKVEPAAGGGSVVKVESTYKLLPGVDAKDEEAKAKEALTAIFKAAEAYLVANPDAYN, from the exons ATGGCCTCCGCCAACAGCTGGACCCTCGAGATCCCTTCGCCGGTGGCTGCGCCGCGCCTGTTCCGTGCCGCCGTGATGGACTGGCACACCCTGGCACCCAAGGTCAACTCCCACGTCGTCGCCAGCGCCCACCCCGTGGAGGGCGACGGCGGCGTTGGCAGCGTCAGGCAGTTCAACTTCACCTCAT TCATGCCGTTCAGCTTCATGAAGGAGAGGCTCGATTTCCTGGACGTGGACAAGTGCGAGTGCAAGAACACGCTCGTCGAGGGCGGCAACATCGGCGTCGCCATCGAGACCGCGGCGTCGCACATCAAGGTGGAGCCCGCGGCAGGCGGCGGCAGCGTGGTGAAGGTGGAGTCGACCTACAAGCTGCTGCCAGGTGTGGACGCGAAGGACGAGGAAGCCAAGGCCAAGGAGGCACTCACCGCCATTTTCAAGGCTGCCGAGGCCTACCTCGTCGCCAACCCCGACGCCTACAACTAA
- the LOC8081106 gene encoding pathogenesis-related protein 1 produces MASANSWTLEIPSPVAAPRLFRAAVIDWHNLAPKVASHVVTSAHPVEGDGGVGSVRQFNFTSFMPFSFMKERLDFLDMDKCECKNTLVEGGGIGVAVETAASHIKVEPAADGGSVVKVESTYKLLPGVDEKDEEAKAKEALTAIFKGAEAYLVANPDAYN; encoded by the exons ATGGCCTCCGCCAACAGCTGGACCCTCGAGATCCCTTCGCCGGTGGCCGCGCCACGCCTGTTCCGCGCCGCCGTTATTGACTGGCACAACCTGGCGCCCAAGGTCGCTTCCCACGTCGTCACCAGCGCCCACCCCGTGGAGGGCGATGGCGGCGTTGGCAGCGTCAGGCAGTTCAACTTCACCTCAT TCATGCCGTTCAGCTTCATGAAGGAGAGGCTCGATTTCCTGGACATGGACAAGTGCGAGTGCAAGAACACGCTCGTCGAGGGCGGCGGCATAGGCGTTGCCGTCGAGACCGCGGCGTCGCACATCAAGGTGGAGCCCGCGGCCGACGGCGGCAGCGTGGTGAAGGTGGAGTCGACCTACAAGCTGCTGCCGGGCGTGGACGAGAAGGACGAGGAAGCCAAGGCCAAGGAGGCACTCACTGCTATTTTCAAGGGTGCCGAGGCCTACCTCGTCGCCAACCCCGACGCCTACAACTAA
- the LOC110432461 gene encoding uncharacterized protein LOC110432461, with protein MRYAIRLHFPASNNTAEYEALVNGLHIAIELGIKRLDIRGDSRLVIDQVMKESSCHDPKMDAYCKAVRRLEEKFDGLELNHVLRKYNEAADALAKMASERATVPQDVFVSDIYKPSVDYKDDGGSDEPQNKQSADPKDAVAQEQEAMDIEPEPPATDDSPDWRYPLLQRLVDGTQPLDQAEARRVARCAKTFVLLDGEMYKRSPSGILMRCIPPDATEIVRSYKGC; from the exons atgcgatacgcgATCCGGCTCCACTTCCCTGCTTCAAACAATACAGCAGAGTATGAGGCCCTTGTGAACGGTCTTCACATCGCGATCGAACTTGGGATCAAGCGGCTCGACATCCGAGGCGATTCCAGACTCGTCATcgatcaagtcatgaaagaaTCTAGCTGCCATGACCCCAAGATGGACGCATACTGCAAGGCGGTTCGACGCCTGGAAGAGAAattcgacggcctcgaacttaaccacgtgttaagaaAGTATAATGAagccgccgacgcgctcgccaagatggcatccgagcgggccaccGTCCCCCAggatgttttcgtcagcgacATCTACAAAccttccgtcgactacaaggacgacgggggGTCGGATGAGCCCCAAAACAAACAGAGTGCCGACCCCAAAGACGCTGTCGCCCAAgaacaggaggccatggacatcgagccagagccacctgcGACTGACGACTCGCCTGACTGGCGCTACCCTTTGCTTCAACGCCTGGTCGATGGCACTCAGCCCCTGGACCAGGCTGAAGCGAGACGCGTGGCTCGTTGTGCCAAGACCTTCGTCCTCCTCGACGGGGAAATGTACAAACGCAGCCCCTCGGGCATCCTTATGCGTTGCATCCCAC CCGACGCCACAGAGATCGTCAGGTCCTACAAGGGATGCTAG
- the LOC8081107 gene encoding pathogenesis-related protein 1 has protein sequence MASANSWTLEIPSPVAAPRLFRAAVIDWHTLAPKVASHVVTSAHPVEGDGGVGSVRQFNFTSFMPFSFMKERLDFLDVDKCECKNTLVEGGGLGVAIETAASHIKVEPAANGGSVVKVESTYKLLPGMDEKDEEAKAKEALTAIFKGAEAYLVANPDAYN, from the exons ATGGCCTCCGCCAACAGCTGGACCCTCGAGATCCCTTCGCCGGTGGCCGCGCCACGCCTGTTCCGCGCCGCCGTTATTGACTGGCACACCCTGGCGCCCAAGGTCGCTTCCCACGTCGTCACCAGCGCCCACCCCGTGGAGGGCGACGGCGGCGTTGGCAGCGTCAGGCAGTTCAACTTCACCTCAT TCATGCCGTTCAGCTTCATGAAGGAGAGGCTCGATTTCCTGGACGTGGACAAGTGCGAGTGCAAGAACACGCTCGTCGAGGGCGGCGGCCTCGGTGTTGCCATCGAGACCGCGGCGTCGCACATCAAGGTGGAGCCCGCAGCCAACGGCGGCAGCGTGGTGAAGGTGGAGTCGACCTACAAGCTGCTGCCGGGCATGGACGAGAAGGACGAGGAAGCAAAGGCTAAGGAGGCACTCACCGCCATTTTCAAGGGTGCCGAGGCCTACCTCGTCGCCAACCCCGACGCCTACAACTAA